In Phreatobacter stygius, a genomic segment contains:
- a CDS encoding nucleoside phosphorylase — protein sequence MNAPVRTKATADTGDSRRHDLLATLNLPRYVLLPGDPDRVKVMAEQWQEAHVVDLPRGYRAAVGSYGGVHIGAVSTSIGAPSLEIILHDLFRLGIDTFIRVGTTGALRDDIKTGSLIINDASVRLDGTTNLYVRPEYPAAASHEVTFALADAAATLGHDYRVGTGATSGSFLAGQGRPGVNGHKSLEGERIFEEMKRAEVLNFEMETAALFTLARLSGLRAGSVCSVIANRMTGEWGDNGGILRACQTGAEAIRRLTLWDKRKTSEGVASLTAATVSPLGQA from the coding sequence ATGAACGCCCCAGTGCGCACCAAAGCGACCGCCGATACCGGCGACAGCCGGCGCCATGACCTGCTCGCGACCCTCAATCTGCCGCGCTACGTGCTGCTTCCCGGCGATCCGGACCGGGTCAAGGTGATGGCGGAGCAATGGCAGGAGGCCCATGTGGTCGACCTGCCGCGCGGCTACCGCGCCGCGGTCGGCAGCTATGGCGGCGTGCACATCGGCGCGGTGTCGACCAGCATTGGCGCGCCCTCGCTCGAGATCATCCTGCACGACCTGTTCCGGCTCGGCATCGACACCTTCATCCGGGTTGGCACGACCGGCGCGCTGCGCGACGACATCAAGACCGGCTCGCTGATCATCAACGACGCCTCGGTCCGGCTCGACGGCACCACCAACCTCTATGTCCGGCCCGAATATCCGGCCGCCGCCTCGCATGAGGTGACCTTCGCGCTCGCCGATGCGGCAGCAACCCTTGGCCATGATTATCGCGTCGGCACCGGCGCGACCTCGGGCTCGTTCCTGGCGGGTCAAGGCCGGCCGGGCGTCAACGGCCACAAGTCGCTGGAGGGCGAGCGGATCTTCGAGGAGATGAAGCGCGCCGAGGTGCTGAATTTCGAGATGGAAACCGCCGCGCTGTTCACCCTTGCCCGGCTCTCGGGCCTGCGCGCCGGCTCGGTCTGCTCGGTCATCGCCAACCGGATGACCGGCGAATGGGGCGACAATGGCGGCATCCTGCGCGCCTGCCAGACTGGCGCCGAGGCGATCCGCCGCCTGACGCTCTGGGACAAGCGCAAGACCTCCGAGGGGGTCGCCTCGCTCACCGCCGCCACCGTCAGCCCGC